The following proteins are co-located in the Eublepharis macularius isolate TG4126 chromosome 5, MPM_Emac_v1.0, whole genome shotgun sequence genome:
- the LOC129329986 gene encoding CMP-N-acetylneuraminate-beta-galactosamide-alpha-2,3-sialyltransferase 2-like: MLCRKKQWGIVALCLMVSMWKIYKSVYLGCSSSSNSLGEWSVVESLWEGKPCNYNRCFNLGKSDWFCEHFNASVDCLLNPENPVVPSGVQQWWLKLQGSQDGSQLLEITKQLFDILSSPNASVRDTVHCGTCSVVGNSGNLRGSQYGKKIDSHNFVLRMNKAPTAGFEEDVGARTTHHFMYPESAVNLHPGVHLVLVPFKPLDLKWLASALSSGDIHSTYKRVKRLIKADKSKVLILNPTFLKYIHDKWTKNHGKYPSTGLIALIFAIHTCTQVSVFGFGADSSGNWHHYWEENHNAGAFHKTGVHNAVFEQRLIERLAMEGKVSVYK; encoded by the exons ATGCTGTGtagaaaaaagcagtggggcattgTGGCCCTATGCCTTATGGTTTCCATGTGGAAGATTTACAAGTCTGTATACCTGGGATGTTCCTCTTCCTCAAACAGCCTTGGAGAATGGTCAGTGGTAGAGTCCCTCTGGGAGGGAAAGCCTTGCAACTATAACAGATGTTTTAATCTTGGCAAATCGGACTGGTTCTGTGAACACTTCAATGCTTCTGTAGACTGCCTGCTGAATCCTGAAAATCCAGTGGTCCCCTCAGGGGTCCAGCAGTGGTGGCTG AAGCTGCAAGGATCACAGGATGGGAGCCAACTCCTAGAGATAACAAAACAATTGTTTGACATCCTTTCATCTCCCAATGCTAGTGTTCGGGATACTGTCCACTGTGGAACATGTTCTGTGGTGGGAAATTCAGGGAATCTGAGGGGCTCCCAATATGGTAAAAAGATCGACTCCCACAATTTTGTGCTGAG GATGAACAAAGCACCAACTGCAGGCTTTGAGGAAGATGTTGGTGCAAGAACCACCCACCATTTCATGTATCCAGAGAGTGCTGTCAACCTCCATCCTGGAGTCCATCTGGTGCTTGTCCCTTTCAAACCCCTGGATCTCAAATGGCTGGCCAGTGCCCTTTCCTCAGGAGATATTCACAG CACATACAAACGAGTGAAACGATTAATCAAAGCAGATAAAAGCAAG GTCCTAATCCTGAACCCCACTTTCCTGAAATACATCCACGATAAGTGGACCAAGAACCATGGAAAGTATCCTTCCACCGGATTAATTGCATTGATCTTTGCTATCCACACTTGTACCCAG GTCTCTGTGTTTGGTTTTGGAGCAGACAGCAGTGGGAACTGGCACCACTACTGGGAAGAGAACCACAATGCTGGAGCATTTCACAAGACTGGGGTGCATAATGCTGTTTTTGAACAAAGGCTCATCGAACGACTAGCAATGGAAGGCAAAGTGTCCGTTTACAAGTAG